The segment GCTAACCAGATTGAGATAAATCAACGTGGATCAAGTTCCATTCTTTCTTTCGTTTACGACAAGAAGgttatatatgttttagaaaTAGAAAAGTTTAGAGTGGGGAGAAAAGCATGATATAATTGCAAGTTAGCAATAAAGAAGATCAAAGTCGTGTatctatataataaattaagagtaattcttgggttcacccctaaggtgaacctctaggttcaccaaccaatagtgtttgattatttgatatttgatatcttttaaaaaaggaaacaacattgaattttcaaataagattatctttttaaaataaaacaataaaaatacataaaaatagttacaaaaaataaataaataaatatttttaagtctttagcaaaatactaaaccctataccctaaatcttaaaccctaaaccctaaaccttaaactttggataaactctaaacgtttaaaaatcttaaaccctaaatcatacattaaaaactaaattttaataacactaaaccctaaatcctaatcactaaatcctaaacccttgggtaaactctgaacccttggataaatcataaactctagagtttaattttaaatatttttgatttacagtttatgatttatccaagggttcagggtttatccaagggttcagggtttagtgattaggatttagggtttagtgttattaaaatttagtttttaatgtatgatttagggtttaagatttttaaacgtttagagtttatccaaagtttaaggtttagggtttagggtttaagatttagggtatagggtttagtattttgctaaagacttaaaaatatttatttatttattttttgtaactatttttatgtatttttatttttttattttaaaaagataatcttatttgaaaattcaatgttgtttcattttttaaaagatatcaaatatcaaatactcaaacactattggttggtgaacctagaggttcaccctagggggtgaatcCAAGAATTactcataaattaataatggcCTGTAACACGTCATATTGCCATTTACGTAACGTTCATAAAAAAACTTTGCTTATTGTTTATGTCATCTTTCATGTATATTGTCATTTATTAGATCTTGACATGTTATTATAGTAGTAATCTATAGTCATTACTTTTCTTTATTTATGCGAACAGATATATGCGGAGTGCGAACACATATTATGGACAAAGTATGTCAGAAATTTCGTTTATACTGAATGTAAATCAGGATCGAGAAAGAGTTTATAAATGAGACGCACACGATTATCGAATCGAGCTTGCTATACAATAATCAGGGTCGCTAGTTTACTTATCTAAAATCTCTTTCTAAAATTTTGAACAGAAAAAGTGAATCCTTTCTTTTGCTGATTGAGCCCTCTTTTTATAATCGAAAGGCTGTTCGGATACCACAAAAAAAATCTCGTCCTCTTTGCTCTTTGTTGTTGAAATCATATATTCGACCTTATCAGATATATGAGgtcatatattttttacaacGTGGATGCATCTCACTTCGTCCCAAAGTATCATCGATATTTGCTGATCGATTAAACACGTTCTTCTTAAAACATGGATGCGAGCTTTAGCTTATGACGTTGTTTTCGTTGTTAGATTCTAGATTCTGACATATGTGGAGTTAGTTTTATTTGACTTAAGAACTTTGAGTTAAACGAATCTTTTTGGAACTAGGCTATGCATTAATAGGGATGAAAAACCCCACTTCCAACAAATTATagagttttattaaattttctttcaaaattaaGTCTCTTGAGAATTTCTTAGTAATTTGAAGTTGGTTTTCAGTTGCTTTATGAAAGAGTATTATACGTCATTCAATCGTATCACGATGAAAATGTGTAAAAACCTAAAGGAAGTTTGAGATTGAGATGATAACTTGCTTATAATTAAAGTGGATACAATAGTCATAAGTCACAATCTTCAATGTTGACAAAGAAAACTAGCAAAGTGGTCCTATTCGATTAATTTATTACAAGTATATACAGAAAGATAAATGTGttaaaaaatttatacatgATCTGGACATCTGATCTAAATATCATTCACTCAATTTCTGAAGGGGAATACAACCAAAACTCGAATGATATCATTTCTGAAGGAGGATTATTAATTGGCAACTTGGCTTTGAAGGTTATTCCACCAATTGGTTCTACCTAAAGATTCGAGCGTTGAGCCTTTGAGTAACACATTGGTCTCTCCCTTTGATTGGAAGCACGTGGTATAGAGATCCATAACGCTTGAGTTTCAATGatttttttgtagatttttaTGATCATATTGATCAACTTTATAGAATCTATGCATTGTCTCTAGTTCATGTAGAAGTTAAAGCAAGGTATCAGTATTTCTAGGCATATATGTAAGTTGATCAATATAAATGTTATATGGATAAACTAAAATGAACGATGGTAATAGCCCATTTACTTTGTAGACTTATGTCAAATGTTAGATCTTACGTTGTTACGCAACGCCACAAACATACAACTCAAAAATGGAGCAGTCAAGCCATTATGAGAGAAGCTAGCAAGAAGACTGACATATTGACAAAAGAAATACGAATCTTCTCGATCATATGTTCTGTGCTGCTAAATCATGTGTAAAAACAATTTATCACATAATCTTGTGTACTTTGCTTTATTTTAAGATAGTCTAATGAAACTGTGTGACAATAAGTATAAAATTAAGCTATATAATCGATCTTATTAATATAAAGCTTCTTTAGTTAGTCAAGTCTTGACATGTTACATTACCAAAATTGTATATGGCTCTCGAATGATTGTTCttctgttattttatttttttggtaggaATATAGGAGAATGACTcccaatttattttttaaaaaaaaccaaATTTCAGCTTACAAGACCAGTTTGTCGTGGCCGCAACGGTCCAGCAACATCCTCATAAACTAAAACAGCGACCTCAATCGGTGCCACAACAAAACTATAaaaccaaaaagaagaaaaaatgcaAGGTTAGCCAAACCATCAGCTAAGCAGTTTACTTCTGTTATTGAAGTTACTGAAATGTTTGTCTTGTCTTGTATATTTCTATGCTTAGTTAGTGTAAACTGATACTTGtgagatatattttaatatctataCATGTATCATATACATATATGGATTAGTTCCTTAATATAACATAATGGTTTTATCTAGATAGTAGACTCTATTctgatttttttgtcaacttaattatcttattcaggtttttattataaaatctaGAGAAATGTTCAatactttattttaaagaatatGAAATTACagaagtaaaaataaaatataaaaaataaataaataggtAATAACATTATTCCCAATGGGCCGCCCTTccctataataataatataaagcgGTGTAAATTCCGAAACCCAGAAAAGCCCAAAGCTTTCTTCATATAATCTCATCGATTCGACAAAGCTCTCTCTGCTTGATCGCTTCTTCTCCCTCTCGTCACTCAAAAACCCTAACATTGATTCTCGCGATCGATCAACAATGGATGACTCTTCGACCATCGCTCGCAAGACATGGGAGCTCGAGAACAACATCCTCACCGTAGAGCAACCAGATTCGTCCTCCTCCGACGGCATATTCTACTACGACGAAGCTTCCCAGACCAAGGTCCAGCAGGAGAAGCCGTGGGCCACCGACCCCAACTACTTCAAGCGCGTCCAAATCTCGGCCCTCGCGCTCCTCAAGATGGTCGTACACGCGCGCTCCGGCGGCACGATCGAGATCATGGGTCTTATGCAGGGGAAGACCGAGGGGGATACCATCATCGTCATGGACGCTTTCGCCTTGCCTGTTGAAGGAACCGAGACTAGGGTTAATGCTCAGGCTGATGCCTATGAGTACATGGTTGAGTACTCTCAGACCAACAAGCTGGTATCTTTTCTCTATTATCTCTCATAAAGTTTGGTTTTTTCGAGATGCTTAAGCTAGATTACTACTGGGTTTGTTGTTTGCCATAGTAAAGTTACCAACTTTGTGTACCATAGGCTGGGAGATTGGAGAATGTTGTGGGGTGGTATCACTCTCACCCTGGGTATGGATGCTGGCTCTCGGGTATTGATGTCTCGACGCAGATGCTTAACCAACAGTATCAGGAGCCTTTCTTGGCTGTTGTTATTGATCCGACGAGGACTGTTTCGGCTGGTAAGGTTGAGATTGGGGCGTTCAGGACTTATCCGGAGGGGCATAAGATCTCTGATGATCATGTTTCTGAGTATCAGACTATCCCTTTGAACAAGATTGAGGACTTTGGTGTTCATTGCAAACAGGTACTACTTGTTGTATCCTCAtttattgctttttttttaaaaacaaaatcttgGAGGTGTTCTTATGTTTGATTGTTTTTGGATGTGGCAGTACTATTCGTTGGACATCACTTACTTCAAGTCATCTCTTGATAGCCACCTTCTGGATCTCCTTTGGAACAAGTACTGGGTGAACACTCTTTCTTCTTCCCCACTGCTCGGCAATGGAGACTATGTTGCCGGACAGATATCAGACTTGGGTAAATAATTATTGTATATGCAAGAGCAAGCTAATTTTTTAACCTTTTCATTGAGGTAGGTTTTAATATTGTTCTCTTTTTCTTATCACTGTAATCTTTACCAATGAAGCTGAGAAGCTTGAGCAAGCCGAGAGTCAGCTAGCGCACTCCCGGTTTGGAGGAATACCGGCCAGTCTTCACAGGAAGAAAGAGGTTTGTCTTAATAGTGGCTTTTATGTTCTCAGTGTTTCTTGACTGTCTGAGATTCTAGACCATGAACTTGAGCTCTTCCACTTGCCCTCTTGTCAAGCTTTTACTTATGTAGAACTTTAACATTTGGCTAAATTAACTGCTACTATCATCTAGCTACTTGGATTGATAGTTTGTAGAAAAAATCTTATCAGCCCATCAAAACCTGCATCCGCTCTTCATTTTCTTGGATGTATGTTACTTTGATATATAAACTAGTTGTGGAACTCTACCTGCACATCATTATGGTTCAACGTTTCTGGTTGTGGGATTTTGCAATTGCGTGTTTGTTTAGTCAAAATATACGGAGTTGTTATAGTTTTAACACTTTGAAAA is part of the Brassica rapa cultivar Chiifu-401-42 chromosome A09, CAAS_Brap_v3.01, whole genome shotgun sequence genome and harbors:
- the LOC103840816 gene encoding COP9 signalosome complex subunit 5a, with protein sequence MDDSSTIARKTWELENNILTVEQPDSSSSDGIFYYDEASQTKVQQEKPWATDPNYFKRVQISALALLKMVVHARSGGTIEIMGLMQGKTEGDTIIVMDAFALPVEGTETRVNAQADAYEYMVEYSQTNKLAGRLENVVGWYHSHPGYGCWLSGIDVSTQMLNQQYQEPFLAVVIDPTRTVSAGKVEIGAFRTYPEGHKISDDHVSEYQTIPLNKIEDFGVHCKQYYSLDITYFKSSLDSHLLDLLWNKYWVNTLSSSPLLGNGDYVAGQISDLAEKLEQAESQLAHSRFGGIPASLHRKKEDEPPLAKITRDSAKITVEQVHGLMSQVIKDILFNSARQSDKTPSDPSDPEPMITS